From the genome of Solanum lycopersicum chromosome 7, SLM_r2.1:
CATGTGTTTgttatgaaggaaaatatttcttaataaaaaataatttcatagaatttttttttaaaaataaacaagtgTATTTAcaacttatttttcatgtttgattggagcgtagaaaatattttttaatgtttggtttgtgaatgaaaaaaaattttcaaaaaatatctttattttacttgagactaaaaaaatactctttagaaaataatttccaATTTGAAAATCAACTCCGATAATTGATCTAGGACCCGACGACAACATTAATAATAGGACAAGACCCCGATGACCGTTTCAAAATTTGACCagacccaaaaaaaataatatttcaaaaacaatacgttttaaagaaaaattgtcAGAGTCGCCCGGGGTGGGGGGTGGCGTAAAaactgaattttttaaaatttaaaataatttctaaaaatattttttttttttatggaaatgGCCTAGGTGAGGGATGGGGTAGGGGGTAGCGGAGAGTAGGGGTGacgtaaaaatgaaaaaaataattgaatttgaaatattttttatttttttttaaatgacagGGTGGCCTAGGAAGAAGGGGGGAGAGCGGGTAGGGGGTGgcataaaaatatcttttttaaaaaatgaaatacttcccaaaaataattttttacttaatatttttgaCGGGAATAACCTGTGTGAGTGGGATAGGGGGATAAGGATGgcgtaaaaatgaaaaaaattaaatttgaaatataaaataaaaataaaaattgacgaGGGTGTCTAGGTGTGTGGGGCATAAAAGaatgacctaaaaattgaaaatttccaaattttcaaactattgaaattctcaacttttcaaattcattCATTTCCCATCAactcttgctacatacccaacaccTCCTATAAATTGCTTCTTTCATATACGTGAAATTAAGAACTGAAAATAATACTTTGTTGCCTCCACTTACTTTTCCATTTCCTCTGGCCTCTTTGTTTAGTTATCGTAgtaatatttatctaattttcacaactattattgttattgttaccCAAAAAAATGGCTACGGCAGAATTGGAGAGCAGAGAGTGGTATGTTGCTAGTTATGCACCAACTGGTGTTCCCAATTCTGACCATATTAAGCTACGCACTCTGACTCTATCGATCCCCGATGATCATGTAGCATTCCAAATCCTCTATGTCTCTATTGATCCATACATGCGCACTCAATTGAGTGGCCTCCATGATGGCCTCTCACTTCCTCAAATCCCTCTCGGCCAGGTGTACTACGTACTCACTCTCTGTTTCATTTTATGTATCTTAGTTTGAtcgaatatgattttttttataatatatgaaaaattgcaGGTGATAACAGCATTTGGAATCGGGAAGGTGGTTCGATCTAAGGATACAAATTTTTCAGAGGGAGAATTAGTAATGAGCCGTATTTGCCCTGTTGCTGAATTTGGTGTTCTGCCTTCTAATTTGCTTCAGAAAATTAATCATGCCCATGGAGTTGCCTTGCCGGATTATCTTAGTTGCTTAGGtagactaattttcaaagttttacGTTTCTCAAcatataaacttcaaattttgacTCTGATTTCGTATACGTTATTACATAGGAATGCCAGGCATAACAGCGTGGGTGGGCATAGAGAAGATTGGAAATGCTAAAGCCGGATCTAATGTTTACATATCGGCTGCAGCCGGAGGAGTTGGAATCATAGCTGGACAGCTAGCTAAAGTTAAAGGTTGTCGAGTTGTCGGAAGTGTAGGCTCCGATCATAAGGTATATATAACTCTGTCCATCTGtttacttttacttgtccattatactaaaaataaatattcaaactaTAGTActatattgttatatttatttttataggtgaAGTTGTTGAAAGAGGAGTGTGGGTATGATGAAGCTTTTAATTACCGTATAGAGACAGATTACGATGCTGCATTAACCAAGTAaactattttgattttt
Proteins encoded in this window:
- the LOC101244392 gene encoding 2-alkenal reductase (NADP(+)-dependent)-like, which translates into the protein MATAELESREWYVASYAPTGVPNSDHIKLRTLTLSIPDDHVAFQILYVSIDPYMRTQLSGLHDGLSLPQIPLGQVITAFGIGKVVRSKDTNFSEGELVMSRICPVAEFGVLPSNLLQKINHAHGVALPDYLSCLGMPGITAWVGIEKIGNAKAGSNVYISAAAGGVGIIAGQLAKVKGCRVVGSVGSDHKVKLLKEECGYDEAFNYRIETDYDAALTKYFPNGIDVYFDNVGGKMLEAVLNHVNHGARIALCGMISEYNKVWKEREGVRNLLNMVGKEVMMKGFMVGSYYNHFEEFVKEMEVHLKEGKIKSKHKIYNGIESFLESLTSLFSSSNVGKVILQVTP